One genomic region from Cyanobium usitatum str. Tous encodes:
- a CDS encoding thylakoid membrane photosystem I accumulation factor, which produces MGRNKNGQQGIGARASTLEHILRLLLSSALGLLLAAGLVGLGSRPAQASLTNNSYDGNIYALYAGNGSLVPPRSSLAQAFADHRTTVVVYYLDDDAASKQFSAVVSELQRVWLNNIELIPLVTDPLQNRADTGPSDPAHYWSGLIPQVVVFNSEGKLVFDEQGAVSVDAINAAVSQATGIPLPEGGTTSTTESFNELNSEVVSR; this is translated from the coding sequence ATGGGGCGAAATAAGAACGGGCAACAGGGGATCGGGGCACGGGCCTCAACCCTTGAGCACATCCTGCGACTCCTGCTCAGTTCCGCCCTGGGGCTGCTGCTGGCGGCGGGCCTGGTGGGCCTAGGTAGCCGCCCAGCCCAGGCCTCGCTCACCAACAACAGCTACGACGGCAACATCTACGCCCTCTACGCCGGCAACGGCTCCCTGGTACCGCCGCGCAGCAGCCTCGCCCAGGCCTTCGCCGACCACCGCACCACCGTGGTCGTCTACTACCTCGACGACGACGCAGCCAGCAAGCAATTCTCAGCGGTGGTCTCGGAGCTGCAGCGGGTATGGCTCAACAACATCGAGCTGATTCCGTTGGTTACCGATCCGCTCCAAAACCGGGCCGACACCGGCCCCAGCGATCCGGCCCACTACTGGTCAGGCCTGATTCCCCAGGTGGTGGTGTTCAACAGCGAGGGGAAGCTGGTTTTCGATGAGCAAGGCGCCGTGAGCGTCGATGCAATTAATGCCGCCGTCAGCCAGGCCACCGGCATCCCCCTCCCCGAGGGGGGCACCACCAGCACCACCGAGAGCTTCAACGAACTCAATTCCGAGGTGGTGAGCCGCTGA
- a CDS encoding NAD-dependent epimerase/dehydratase family protein, which produces MNILVMGGTRFVGKPLVERLQAEGHALTLFTRGNKPAPAGVEHLIGDRSTAGGLEPLVGRSFDVIVDSSGRSLEDSRAVIERTGPPAHRFVYVSSAGVYADSELWPLDENSPVDPASRHAGKAETEAWLRSEGIAFTSFRPTYIVGPGNYNPVESWFFDRIVHGRPVPLPGDGSTITQLGHVADLAAAMARCIEVDAAANRIYNCTGSQGVTFRGLVQAAARAAGKELASVEIRSFDHAALDKKARKAFPLRLAHFLTDTTRVRRELAWEPAFDLEATIADSYTNDYALRTPTSPDFSADEALIG; this is translated from the coding sequence ATGAACATCCTGGTGATGGGCGGCACCCGCTTCGTGGGCAAACCGCTGGTGGAGCGGCTGCAGGCTGAAGGCCATGCCCTCACCTTGTTTACCCGTGGCAACAAGCCAGCGCCGGCTGGGGTGGAGCACCTGATCGGCGACCGCAGCACTGCTGGGGGGCTGGAGCCGCTGGTGGGTCGCAGTTTTGATGTGATCGTCGATAGCTCGGGCCGCAGCCTTGAGGATTCCCGCGCTGTGATCGAGCGCACCGGGCCTCCGGCCCATCGCTTTGTTTATGTGAGCTCAGCCGGCGTTTACGCAGACAGCGAGCTTTGGCCGCTCGATGAAAACAGCCCGGTTGATCCCGCCAGCCGCCACGCTGGCAAGGCCGAAACCGAAGCCTGGCTGCGCAGCGAGGGCATCGCCTTCACCAGCTTCCGGCCCACTTACATAGTGGGGCCGGGCAACTACAACCCTGTAGAGAGCTGGTTTTTTGATCGCATCGTGCACGGCCGGCCCGTGCCCCTGCCCGGTGATGGCAGCACGATCACCCAGCTGGGCCATGTGGCAGACCTAGCCGCCGCCATGGCTCGCTGCATCGAGGTGGATGCCGCCGCCAACCGCATCTACAACTGCACAGGCAGCCAGGGCGTCACCTTCCGCGGCTTGGTGCAGGCAGCGGCCCGGGCGGCCGGCAAGGAGCTCGCTTCTGTGGAAATCCGCAGCTTCGATCACGCTGCTCTCGATAAAAAAGCCCGCAAGGCCTTCCCGCTGCGTCTGGCCCACTTCCTCACCGACACCACCCGGGTGCGGCGCGAACTGGCCTGGGAGCCGGCCTTTGACCTCGAGGCCACCATCGCCGACAGCTACACCAACGACTACGCCCTGCGGACTCCCACCAGCCCCGATTTCTCCGCAGACGAGGCCTTGATCGGCTGA
- a CDS encoding efflux RND transporter periplasmic adaptor subunit translates to MKVLLPLAIAASLLLGIGLGRYSGRPAASPSEAASERLKANGSIALSEEQLGRFGLRIVRPELSTGTERPISGFVEAAVGSRSSVGMSVAGRVVRLLVAPGSAVQAGEPIAEVQSADAAVVRADAEAALATAQSLAYQYRLALPMARQGALSAQELESRRIASFTAAANARAATAKASAMGDPDRIGRLLIRSPISGQVVAVKTSPGEVLQLGAEVAQISDARGSELRFLVSPVLAANLASGQLLRVKAGAQHLRARVLAVAPNSGSANRVTLVRAQTVDEPLPPTGTAVTAFIQVPSSQQRYSLPADAIALVNGSAVVFRYQRGAVQAVPVVVGQKSANRAEILQGVRSGDRLLSGNTAKLHDALIGK, encoded by the coding sequence ATGAAAGTGCTTTTGCCCCTGGCGATCGCCGCCTCGCTGCTGCTGGGGATCGGCTTGGGTCGCTACAGCGGCCGGCCAGCCGCCTCTCCCTCAGAAGCGGCATCAGAGCGGCTCAAAGCAAACGGCAGCATCGCCCTCAGCGAGGAACAACTGGGGCGTTTTGGCCTCCGCATTGTTCGTCCGGAGCTGAGCACGGGCACGGAACGCCCGATCTCCGGCTTTGTGGAAGCGGCTGTTGGTTCACGCTCCAGCGTGGGCATGTCCGTGGCGGGCCGCGTTGTGCGCCTGTTGGTGGCACCAGGCAGCGCCGTTCAGGCGGGCGAGCCGATCGCCGAAGTGCAGAGCGCCGATGCTGCTGTGGTGCGAGCCGATGCGGAAGCGGCCCTGGCCACGGCCCAATCGCTGGCATACCAATACCGGCTGGCCCTGCCGATGGCACGCCAAGGTGCCCTCTCGGCCCAGGAGCTGGAGAGCCGGCGTATCGCCAGCTTCACGGCAGCAGCCAATGCCCGGGCAGCGACTGCCAAGGCCTCGGCGATGGGAGACCCCGATCGGATCGGACGCCTGCTGATCCGTAGCCCCATCAGCGGCCAGGTCGTTGCTGTTAAGACCTCACCTGGAGAGGTGCTCCAACTAGGGGCAGAGGTGGCGCAGATTAGTGATGCCCGGGGCAGCGAACTGCGCTTCCTGGTTTCCCCGGTGCTGGCCGCCAACCTGGCGAGCGGTCAGCTGCTGCGGGTGAAAGCGGGAGCACAGCACCTACGCGCCCGCGTTCTAGCCGTGGCTCCCAACAGTGGCTCCGCAAATCGAGTCACCTTGGTGCGCGCCCAGACGGTGGATGAGCCGCTGCCACCCACGGGCACAGCGGTGACTGCCTTCATCCAGGTGCCGTCCTCTCAGCAGCGTTACTCCCTGCCGGCCGATGCCATTGCGCTGGTCAATGGCTCAGCGGTGGTGTTCCGGTATCAGCGGGGCGCCGTGCAGGCCGTGCCAGTGGTGGTGGGCCAAAAGTCAGCCAACCGCGCCGAGATCCTGCAAGGGGTGCGCAGCGGCGATCGGCTGCTGAGCGGCAACACAGCCAAGCTGCACGATGCCCTGATTGGCAAATAG
- a CDS encoding Fur family transcriptional regulator: MRLSRQRRMVLDLLWVEKSHLSARDIFEKLNNLGRNIGHTSVYQNLEALQTAGVIECLDRASGRLYGYRSDPHSHLTCSESGAIQDLDVELPRELLDQIERHTGFAIETYTLHLTGRRRS, from the coding sequence ATGAGGCTCAGCCGCCAGCGCCGCATGGTGCTCGATTTGCTTTGGGTTGAGAAGAGCCATCTCAGCGCCCGCGACATTTTTGAAAAGCTCAACAATCTGGGCCGCAACATCGGCCACACGTCTGTTTACCAAAACCTCGAAGCCCTTCAAACAGCTGGCGTAATCGAGTGCCTCGACCGGGCCAGTGGCCGGCTCTACGGCTATCGCAGCGATCCCCACAGCCACCTCACCTGCTCGGAATCAGGCGCTATCCAAGACCTAGACGTTGAGCTACCGCGCGAGTTGCTCGATCAGATCGAGCGCCACACAGGCTTCGCGATCGAGACCTACACCCTCCATCTCACGGGCCGGCGCCGCAGCTGA
- a CDS encoding DUF3685 domain-containing protein → MRSQLLLFAEPLLRDGLTRLLTAQAGLYSVAERPEQLQGLPQLVIWQASSGDLQGGRLAEELLRLQERWQPAPVLLLLPAAHGLGGDALLQLPAAGILESPEPQELLAALATLLAGGRVLAAAAGSASPRPAASPALGLGQWLLISGLQQIDADLAAIKRLLTPPPTNLVQLLVLQGRLRELSAARELLLLLWGPLSVAWGAPDPCPSNPQPVLAITLQQRSADGIWRAIRQRLEAGSGAELSNQSGQLLALEGLSPERRRDLLLALLCQLDSLRQRLLADPAPLQERWEQWQPELRQQAMRSLVNSYVQLPCEGSLLPVADSLLRSSDLTGRDPELPEAQPMLASLVRAQPLLVDGQLLAADEPRAVLYLELLVSNWLVRSAELVSAELLASCAGWPELRRYLLQPELLATRNLERLRNQLNAQLRWSSWVERPISLYESRRRLYCLRDGAIRCQELTEPRDAELRQLGWLQQLVTLALESRDALAPQVQGLLRGLGDLVVVLLTRVLGRAIGLVGRGIAQGMGRGIAKGVGRS, encoded by the coding sequence GTGAGATCGCAGCTGCTGCTGTTTGCCGAACCGCTGCTGCGCGATGGCCTCACCCGCCTGCTCACCGCTCAAGCTGGGCTTTACAGCGTCGCTGAGCGGCCAGAGCAGCTGCAAGGGCTGCCCCAACTGGTGATCTGGCAAGCCAGCAGCGGCGACCTCCAGGGCGGGCGCCTAGCCGAAGAATTGCTGCGCCTGCAGGAGCGCTGGCAGCCAGCGCCTGTGCTGCTGCTGCTGCCGGCGGCCCATGGTCTGGGCGGTGATGCCCTGCTGCAGCTGCCGGCGGCTGGAATCCTCGAATCGCCCGAACCCCAGGAGTTGCTGGCGGCCCTCGCCACCCTGCTGGCGGGCGGGCGCGTGCTGGCAGCGGCGGCTGGCAGCGCCTCTCCCCGCCCAGCCGCCAGCCCCGCCCTGGGCCTGGGCCAGTGGCTGCTGATCAGCGGCCTGCAGCAGATCGACGCAGACCTAGCTGCCATCAAGCGCCTGCTGACGCCGCCGCCGACCAACCTGGTGCAGCTGCTCGTGCTGCAGGGGCGCCTGCGCGAACTCTCGGCAGCCCGGGAGCTGCTGCTGCTGCTTTGGGGGCCGCTGAGTGTGGCCTGGGGCGCGCCCGATCCCTGCCCCAGCAACCCGCAGCCCGTGCTGGCGATTACCCTGCAGCAGCGTAGTGCCGATGGCATCTGGCGCGCCATTCGTCAGCGGCTCGAGGCCGGCAGTGGTGCCGAACTCAGCAACCAAAGCGGCCAGCTGCTGGCCTTGGAGGGCCTCAGCCCCGAGCGGCGGCGCGACCTGCTGCTGGCCCTGCTATGCCAACTGGACAGCCTGCGCCAGCGGCTACTTGCCGACCCCGCTCCCCTGCAGGAGCGCTGGGAGCAGTGGCAGCCCGAGCTGCGCCAGCAGGCCATGCGCAGCCTGGTGAATTCCTACGTGCAGCTGCCCTGCGAAGGCAGCCTGCTGCCGGTAGCCGACAGCCTGCTTCGCAGCAGCGATCTGACCGGCCGCGACCCGGAGCTGCCGGAGGCCCAGCCGATGCTGGCCTCCCTGGTGCGGGCCCAGCCCCTGCTGGTGGATGGCCAGCTGCTGGCCGCCGACGAACCACGGGCCGTGCTCTATCTCGAACTACTAGTGAGCAACTGGCTGGTGCGCAGCGCCGAACTGGTCAGCGCCGAGCTACTGGCCAGCTGCGCCGGCTGGCCCGAGTTGCGTCGCTACCTGCTCCAGCCCGAGCTGCTCGCCACCCGCAACCTGGAGCGGCTGCGCAACCAACTCAACGCCCAACTGCGTTGGAGCAGCTGGGTGGAGCGGCCAATCAGCCTCTACGAAAGCCGCCGCCGGCTCTACTGCCTGCGCGATGGCGCCATCCGCTGCCAGGAGCTCACCGAACCCCGCGACGCTGAACTGCGCCAACTGGGCTGGCTGCAGCAACTGGTGACCCTGGCGCTGGAAAGCCGCGATGCCCTGGCGCCCCAGGTGCAGGGCCTGCTGCGAGGCCTCGGCGATCTGGTGGTGGTGCTGCTCACCAGGGTGCTGGGCCGGGCCATTGGCCTGGTGGGCCGGGGTATTGCCCAGGGCATGGGCCGGGGCATCGCCAAAGGGGTAGGCCGCAGCTGA
- a CDS encoding efflux RND transporter permease subunit, translating into MLERLLNATLRFSIARRWLIVAAAVVISLWGVLAVAQMPLDVFPPFAPPQVDVQTSADGLSPEEVEMRITLPIESAVNGIAGVETVRSSSKAGLSMVQVVFNQSADIYRARQSVAERVQQVSAQLPVNASPPELSPLVSPLGTILQVAFTLKGDGATSLLDLQQLVLRSYRQSILAVPGVAQVTIYGGDEQQFQVLLDPQELQVQNVSLQAVMDGVGAAMATSPGGFLIGGGQERLIRPLAQITQVSDLADTAVHNEQGQPVLLSTLAEVKRGAALKRGDASFNGKRALVLMVTKQPDVDTPTVTGAVEQRLGDLNRTLPADVQIQTTFRQSNFIDSAIRNVSESLLQGVVIVSVVIVLFLMNWRAAVISLSAIPLSLLIGLMLMKALGLGINTMTLGGLVVAIGSVVDDSIVDMENCYRGLRSNQASRTPKSPLQVVFDTSVEVRQPVLFSTVIIAVVFAPIFSLTGVEGRIFAPMGLAYLLSIGASTLVAVTLSPALCAILLAPVQLPAENTWLANQAERLYRPMLDQALNSPRRVLAIALALLVASALVLPALGRVFLPEFREKSLVNSMVLYPGVSLDMTNRAGLALTRSLQNNPLFEWVQVRTGRAPGDADGAGVNLAHVDVELSDQAMANRPAALAALRQAFLRLPGVAPNIGGFISHRMDEVLSGVRSAIAIKIYGTDLAELRRIGEAVENAIKPVAGVVDLQLEPQLPIPQVQIHYDRPLAAALGLTVEELSQAVEVALNGKVVGHVVEGGVRSDVLVQLKEDSRQNLDAIRSVPVAFSNGMTVPLGSVAWIEEGLGSNVVNREDVSRLIVVSANVSGRPLGTVVKDVQRKVALDVRLPQGYTIRYGGQFESEQRATASLLSYSLVAAVVITVLMVVSVKSLPATAAIMLNLPLALIGGVVAVLLTGGVLSIASLIGFITLFGIAVRNGLLLVDNYNRRHGAGQPLGEVIREGSLERLNAILMTALSSALGALPLALAFGAGNEILQPLAVVVLGGLITSTALTLLVIPALYARFGHWLLPPAIAPSPALASFQP; encoded by the coding sequence ATGCTTGAGCGGCTGCTCAACGCCACCCTGCGTTTTTCGATCGCCCGCCGCTGGTTGATCGTTGCCGCTGCGGTCGTCATCAGCCTCTGGGGTGTGCTGGCCGTGGCTCAGATGCCGCTGGATGTGTTCCCGCCGTTTGCCCCGCCCCAGGTGGATGTGCAGACCAGCGCCGACGGGCTCTCCCCGGAGGAGGTGGAGATGCGGATCACCTTGCCGATCGAATCGGCCGTGAACGGTATCGCCGGGGTGGAGACGGTGCGCTCCTCCTCCAAGGCGGGTCTGTCGATGGTGCAGGTGGTGTTTAACCAGAGCGCCGACATCTATCGCGCCCGTCAATCGGTGGCGGAGCGGGTGCAGCAGGTGAGCGCCCAGCTGCCGGTGAATGCCAGCCCGCCCGAACTGTCGCCGCTGGTTTCCCCGCTGGGCACAATCCTGCAGGTGGCCTTCACGCTGAAAGGCGATGGCGCTACCTCGCTGCTGGATTTGCAGCAGCTGGTGTTGCGCTCCTACCGCCAATCGATCCTGGCGGTGCCGGGCGTGGCCCAGGTCACGATCTACGGCGGCGATGAACAGCAGTTTCAGGTGCTGCTGGATCCGCAGGAGCTGCAGGTGCAGAACGTTTCGCTGCAAGCGGTGATGGATGGTGTGGGCGCCGCCATGGCCACCAGCCCCGGTGGTTTTCTGATCGGTGGGGGGCAGGAGCGCCTGATTCGCCCCCTGGCCCAGATCACCCAGGTGAGCGATCTGGCCGACACCGCGGTGCATAACGAGCAGGGGCAACCGGTGCTGCTCTCCACCCTGGCCGAGGTGAAGCGCGGCGCGGCGCTCAAGCGCGGTGACGCCAGCTTCAACGGCAAGCGGGCGCTGGTGCTGATGGTGACTAAGCAGCCCGATGTCGACACCCCCACGGTGACGGGAGCGGTGGAGCAGCGCTTGGGCGACCTCAACCGCACCCTGCCGGCGGATGTGCAGATCCAGACCACATTCCGCCAGAGCAACTTCATCGATAGCGCCATCCGCAATGTGAGCGAGTCGCTGCTGCAGGGGGTGGTGATCGTTTCGGTGGTGATCGTGCTGTTTTTGATGAACTGGCGCGCCGCCGTGATCAGCCTCAGCGCCATTCCGCTCTCGCTGCTGATCGGTCTGATGCTGATGAAGGCCCTGGGCCTCGGTATCAACACCATGACCCTGGGGGGGCTGGTGGTGGCGATCGGCTCCGTGGTTGACGACTCGATCGTTGATATGGAGAACTGCTACCGGGGCCTGCGCAGCAACCAGGCCAGCCGTACCCCCAAATCGCCGCTGCAGGTTGTGTTTGACACTTCGGTAGAGGTGCGCCAACCGGTGCTGTTTTCCACCGTGATCATCGCGGTGGTGTTTGCGCCGATCTTCTCGCTCACCGGCGTGGAAGGGCGCATCTTTGCGCCCATGGGGTTGGCCTATTTGTTGTCGATCGGCGCCTCGACGCTGGTGGCGGTGACCCTCTCGCCGGCGCTGTGCGCGATCCTGCTGGCGCCCGTGCAGCTGCCGGCAGAAAACACCTGGCTGGCCAACCAGGCCGAGCGGCTCTACCGCCCGATGCTCGATCAGGCGCTGAACTCCCCCCGGCGGGTGCTGGCCATCGCCCTGGCCCTGTTGGTGGCCAGCGCCTTAGTGCTCCCGGCTCTAGGGCGGGTGTTCCTGCCGGAATTCCGCGAGAAATCACTGGTGAATTCCATGGTTCTCTATCCGGGGGTCTCATTGGACATGACCAACCGGGCTGGCCTGGCCCTCACCCGTTCGCTGCAGAACAATCCCCTCTTTGAGTGGGTGCAGGTGCGCACGGGCCGGGCTCCCGGCGATGCCGATGGGGCTGGCGTGAACCTGGCCCACGTGGATGTGGAACTGAGCGACCAGGCGATGGCTAATCGGCCCGCTGCCCTTGCTGCGCTGCGTCAGGCCTTTCTGCGGCTGCCCGGCGTGGCCCCCAACATCGGCGGCTTCATCTCGCACCGCATGGATGAGGTGCTCTCCGGGGTGCGCAGCGCCATCGCCATCAAGATCTATGGCACCGACTTGGCCGAGCTGCGCCGCATCGGCGAAGCGGTGGAAAATGCGATCAAGCCAGTCGCAGGAGTGGTGGATTTGCAGCTGGAGCCCCAGCTGCCCATCCCCCAGGTGCAGATCCACTACGACCGTCCGCTGGCGGCAGCCCTGGGCCTGACGGTGGAGGAGCTTTCCCAGGCGGTGGAGGTTGCTCTCAACGGCAAGGTGGTCGGCCACGTGGTGGAAGGCGGGGTGCGCAGCGATGTGCTGGTGCAGCTCAAGGAGGACTCCCGCCAGAACCTCGACGCGATCCGCTCGGTGCCAGTGGCCTTCAGCAATGGCATGACCGTGCCGCTGGGGAGCGTCGCCTGGATCGAGGAAGGGCTGGGCTCCAACGTCGTTAACCGGGAAGACGTCTCCCGCTTGATCGTGGTGTCAGCCAACGTCAGCGGCAGGCCCCTCGGCACCGTCGTGAAGGACGTCCAGCGCAAGGTCGCCCTGGACGTGCGTTTGCCCCAGGGATACACGATTCGCTACGGCGGCCAGTTCGAATCGGAGCAACGGGCTACCGCCAGCCTGCTCTCATACAGCCTGGTGGCCGCCGTGGTCATCACTGTGCTGATGGTGGTCTCGGTGAAATCGCTGCCGGCCACCGCAGCGATCATGCTCAACCTGCCCCTGGCCCTGATCGGCGGGGTGGTGGCGGTGTTGCTCACAGGAGGCGTGCTCTCAATCGCCTCGCTGATCGGCTTCATCACCCTGTTTGGTATCGCCGTGCGCAACGGCCTACTGCTGGTGGACAACTACAACCGCCGCCACGGCGCAGGCCAGCCCCTTGGCGAGGTGATCCGGGAAGGCAGCCTCGAGCGCCTCAACGCGATCCTGATGACCGCCCTTTCTTCCGCCCTGGGTGCCCTACCGCTGGCATTGGCCTTTGGCGCTGGCAACGAAATCCTGCAGCCCCTGGCGGTGGTGGTGCTCGGCGGCCTGATCACCTCCACCGCACTGACTCTGCTGGTGATTCCGGCGCTCTATGCCCGCTTTGGCCACTGGCTATTGCCCCCCGCCATTGCCCCGTCTCCTGCTCTCGCTTCGTTCCAGCCATGA
- the hisA gene encoding 1-(5-phosphoribosyl)-5-[(5-phosphoribosylamino)methylideneamino]imidazole-4-carboxamide isomerase: MQIIPAIDLLDGHCVRLHQGDYDQVTRFSDDPVAQALSWQQQGARRLHLVDLDGARSGQPVNDAAVKAITTALSIPVQLGGGVRSAARAEELLSFGLDRVILGTVALEQPELVDELASRYPGRIVVGIDAKNGKVATRGWIEESSTEATALAQRFCASGIAAIISTDIATDGTLAGPNLEALRAMAKASAVPVIASGGIGTLEHLLSLLSLAPLGVEGVIVGRALYDGRVDLAEALQAIDEGRLQDPTSASMMA; this comes from the coding sequence ATGCAGATAATTCCAGCCATCGACCTGCTCGATGGCCACTGCGTGCGGCTGCACCAGGGCGACTACGACCAGGTAACGCGTTTCTCCGATGACCCAGTGGCCCAGGCCCTCAGCTGGCAGCAGCAGGGAGCCAGGCGGCTGCACCTGGTGGACCTAGACGGTGCCCGCAGCGGCCAACCGGTCAACGATGCGGCCGTGAAGGCGATCACCACTGCCCTGAGCATCCCCGTGCAGCTGGGGGGTGGGGTGCGCAGCGCCGCACGGGCCGAGGAGCTGCTGAGCTTCGGGCTGGATCGGGTCATTCTCGGCACCGTGGCTCTGGAGCAACCCGAATTAGTCGATGAGCTGGCATCCCGCTACCCCGGCCGAATCGTGGTGGGCATCGACGCCAAAAACGGCAAGGTGGCCACCCGCGGCTGGATCGAAGAGAGCAGCACCGAGGCAACGGCCCTAGCCCAGCGCTTCTGCGCCAGCGGCATCGCCGCAATCATCAGCACCGACATCGCCACAGACGGCACCCTGGCGGGCCCAAACCTCGAAGCCCTGCGGGCCATGGCCAAGGCCAGTGCCGTGCCGGTGATCGCCTCTGGCGGCATCGGCACCCTGGAGCACCTGCTCTCCCTGCTGAGCCTGGCGCCCCTAGGGGTGGAGGGGGTGATCGTGGGCCGGGCCCTCTACGACGGCCGGGTGGATCTAGCTGAAGCCCTACAGGCCATCGACGAGGGCCGCCTGCAGGATCCGACCAGTGCCTCGATGATGGCCTAA
- the fumC gene encoding class II fumarate hydratase: MGRLESDSMGAIEVPEQHYWGAQTQRSIEYFPFGQAMPLAVVHAFGALKATCAEVNMAKGKLSPELSALIVAAAEEVASGRLDAEFPLKVWQTGSGTQTNMNVNEVIANRAIEASGGVLGSKSPVHPNDHVNLSQSSNDTFPAALHVAVAIELERSLIPAVEALRAALAVKAEAFAAIIKIGRTHLQDAVPLSLGQEFSGYGAQLDLALETIRASLPQVRQLAIGGTAVGTGLNAPAGFGEAVSARLAERLGLPFTSAPNKFQALAGHEPLAAAHGALTVLAGSLMKIANDIRWLASGPRCGLGELVIPENEPGSSIMPGKVNPTQAESLTMVAVQVMGNNTAVQLAASQGNFELNVFKPVIAHNVLESIELLAGGCTSFRAHCIEGLTANESRIETLLDQSLMLVTALTPAIGYDRACAIAKHAHNHQLSLREAALVLGEISAEEFDRWVQPEQMI; this comes from the coding sequence ATGGGCCGCCTTGAAAGCGACAGCATGGGCGCCATCGAGGTACCCGAGCAGCACTACTGGGGCGCCCAGACCCAGCGCTCAATCGAATATTTTCCCTTCGGCCAGGCCATGCCCCTGGCGGTGGTGCACGCCTTCGGAGCGCTCAAGGCGACCTGCGCCGAGGTGAATATGGCCAAGGGCAAGCTCAGCCCCGAGCTGTCCGCCCTAATCGTAGCGGCTGCCGAGGAGGTGGCCTCCGGCCGCCTCGACGCTGAATTCCCGCTCAAGGTGTGGCAGACGGGCTCCGGCACCCAGACCAACATGAACGTCAACGAGGTGATCGCCAACCGGGCGATCGAAGCATCCGGCGGCGTGCTGGGCAGCAAGAGCCCGGTGCACCCAAACGACCATGTGAACCTCAGCCAATCCAGCAACGACACCTTCCCCGCCGCCCTGCATGTGGCCGTGGCGATTGAGCTGGAGCGCAGCCTCATCCCGGCGGTGGAAGCGCTGCGCGCAGCCCTGGCCGTAAAGGCCGAGGCCTTTGCCGCGATCATCAAGATCGGCCGCACCCACCTGCAGGATGCGGTGCCCCTGAGCCTGGGTCAGGAATTCAGCGGCTACGGGGCCCAGCTGGATCTAGCCCTGGAAACCATCCGCGCCAGCCTGCCCCAGGTGCGCCAGCTGGCCATTGGCGGCACGGCGGTGGGCACCGGCCTCAACGCCCCGGCGGGTTTCGGTGAGGCGGTGTCGGCGCGGCTGGCCGAGCGCCTAGGTCTGCCCTTCACCTCAGCGCCCAACAAATTTCAAGCCCTGGCCGGCCATGAGCCCCTGGCCGCAGCCCATGGAGCCCTCACGGTGCTGGCCGGCAGCCTGATGAAAATCGCCAACGACATCCGCTGGCTGGCCAGTGGCCCCCGCTGCGGCCTGGGCGAGCTGGTGATTCCGGAAAACGAACCGGGCAGCTCGATCATGCCGGGCAAGGTGAATCCCACCCAGGCCGAGAGCCTGACCATGGTGGCCGTGCAGGTGATGGGCAACAACACGGCCGTGCAGCTGGCCGCCAGCCAGGGCAACTTCGAGCTCAATGTGTTCAAGCCAGTGATCGCCCACAACGTGCTCGAAAGCATCGAGCTGCTCGCTGGCGGCTGCACCAGCTTCCGCGCGCACTGCATCGAGGGGCTCACGGCCAATGAAAGCCGCATCGAAACCCTGCTGGATCAAAGCCTGATGCTGGTCACGGCCCTCACCCCAGCAATCGGCTACGACCGGGCCTGCGCCATCGCCAAGCACGCCCACAACCACCAGCTCAGCCTGCGTGAAGCCGCCCTGGTGCTCGGCGAGATCAGCGCTGAGGAGTTCGATCGCTGGGTGCAGCCCGAGCAGATGATCTGA
- a CDS encoding maleate cis-trans isomerase family protein translates to MTDALGTRAVLAVLVPSTNTMVEPDLASLQPPGVTNHTFRFPFPELPASPERLLALMEPAIAMVGACEPDHLVLGYSPEYMPQAAAVARQLKASLEQATGVAVSTATEAVSAALKALNCNRLGIVNPFPEQANAAVLNHFQSEGFEVQAMECLASAQKGKVFSARISAERIRAAFRAVDHSSVDCLLQVGTNLVATSLVEQLEQELGKPVVAVNTATYWYALQKLNIHQLGSGNGQLMQLAM, encoded by the coding sequence TTGACCGACGCCCTGGGAACGCGCGCCGTGCTGGCGGTGTTGGTGCCCTCCACCAACACGATGGTGGAACCGGATCTCGCCTCGCTTCAGCCCCCGGGGGTGACCAACCACACCTTCCGCTTCCCCTTCCCCGAGCTGCCCGCCAGCCCAGAGCGCCTCCTTGCCTTGATGGAGCCGGCCATCGCCATGGTGGGAGCCTGCGAACCGGATCACCTGGTGCTTGGTTATTCGCCGGAATACATGCCGCAGGCGGCGGCGGTAGCCCGCCAGTTGAAAGCCAGCCTGGAGCAGGCCACTGGTGTGGCCGTCAGCACCGCCACTGAAGCGGTCAGCGCCGCCCTGAAGGCCCTCAACTGCAACCGACTAGGTATTGTCAATCCCTTCCCCGAGCAGGCCAACGCTGCGGTGCTCAACCACTTTCAGAGCGAGGGCTTTGAGGTTCAGGCCATGGAGTGCCTGGCCTCCGCGCAAAAGGGCAAGGTATTTTCGGCGCGAATCAGCGCCGAGCGGATCCGGGCAGCCTTTCGTGCGGTGGACCACAGCAGCGTGGATTGCCTGCTGCAGGTGGGCACCAATTTGGTGGCTACCTCCCTGGTGGAGCAGCTGGAGCAGGAGCTGGGCAAACCGGTGGTTGCAGTCAACACCGCCACTTACTGGTACGCCTTGCAAAAATTAAATATCCACCAGCTCGGCTCAGGCAACGGCCAGCTGATGCAGCTAGCGATGTGA